The window GTAGCAGAGTTAACAGTTGCGGGACTAGAATTTTTAATAGCGTTCGTATTTATCGCTAAAATCACTTGAAAGACTATAACTAATGCAAATCCTACACCAGCAACTAATCCTAATATTTTTAAAAATTTATTTTTCATTACTTTAGTTCACTCTCACTTTAGTTTTTTCTTTATTTATTAAAAAATAGGAAAGCAGCTCTAGCTCTCCTATTTTTTATATGATTATTTTTTACTAAAGTCCATTTTATCAATGTCTGCCATCCAAGTAATACCAAGAGATTTCTCTCCTAAATATGTGGCAATCACAGAACTAAAATTGAACATTTTGATGGTCATATTAGGGAAAGCGGCTTGAAAATCATCTTTAACCTTAGTAGCTTGCTCTAAATAATTTGAATTATAAACAGTTAACGCTATATTATCTTTAATTGGTGAATTATTAATTCTTTCAATAGTGATGTTTTCTGCTTTCTTTACTGCACGTTTCATCGAACGTACTTTATCAAAGCTTACAATTTGATAATCATCTTTTTTAAACGTTAATAGTGGTTTAATTTGAAGCATAGTACCAATAAAGGCGCTCGCATTACTTAATCTACCACCACGAACTAAATTATTTAAGTCATCTACAACAAATAAAACATCAATTGTATCTCTGATTTCATCAAGTTTAGCTAAAATCTCTTTAGGTTCCCAACCATTTTTAATCATTTTGGCAGCAGCAAGTACTAAGTTTCCCATTGAACGAACTGTCATTGCTGGATCATAAGGGTAAAGGTTAAACTCAGGATGAGTATGTGCTAAGTTAACTAAGCTGTTGTAGAAGCCTGATATACCTGATGTTAGTGGAATAGCAATAATTGCTTCATAGCCTTCATCTTTTAATTTTTGACATAATTCAAGCATAGTACCTG of the Lactobacillus gasseri ATCC 33323 = JCM 1131 genome contains:
- a CDS encoding DegV family protein, giving the protein MKIALITDSTSDISPEEAKANDITVVPIPVIIGDKQYMDGIDITAEKLFELERDGAPFPKTSQPSPGTMLELCQKLKDEGYEAIIAIPLTSGISGFYNSLVNLAHTHPEFNLYPYDPAMTVRSMGNLVLAAAKMIKNGWEPKEILAKLDEIRDTIDVLFVVDDLNNLVRGGRLSNASAFIGTMLQIKPLLTFKKDDYQIVSFDKVRSMKRAVKKAENITIERINNSPIKDNIALTVYNSNYLEQATKVKDDFQAAFPNMTIKMFNFSSVIATYLGEKSLGITWMADIDKMDFSKK